A region from the Paraburkholderia youngii genome encodes:
- a CDS encoding 16S rRNA (uracil(1498)-N(3))-methyltransferase has translation MPRFFIDALLYPDDVIALPDDVVRHVAVLRLQPGDSLVLFNGQGGEYGAELVEVERRSARVKIGEFRAVEVEPPYRLTLAQGIAGGDKMDWLIEKAVELGASGFVPLATARSVVRLTGERAQRRQQHWQGVVRASCEQCGRNRLPDVMPVCEIGAWLDTLSREPAPDELRLLLSPRASIGFTALPDAPPPGGVTLLIGPEGGLSADEEAAAVEQGFAAVGLGPRVLRTETAGIAVLAALAARWGGW, from the coding sequence ATGCCCCGTTTTTTTATTGACGCGCTGCTTTACCCCGACGACGTGATCGCATTGCCCGACGACGTCGTCCGCCACGTGGCCGTGCTTCGTCTGCAGCCTGGCGATTCGCTCGTGCTGTTCAACGGCCAGGGCGGCGAATACGGCGCCGAACTCGTCGAGGTCGAGCGCCGTTCGGCTCGCGTGAAAATTGGCGAATTTCGCGCGGTCGAGGTCGAGCCGCCGTATCGGCTGACGCTCGCCCAAGGCATCGCCGGCGGCGACAAGATGGACTGGCTGATCGAGAAGGCGGTCGAACTCGGCGCCTCTGGCTTCGTGCCGCTCGCGACCGCACGCAGCGTCGTGCGGCTGACCGGCGAGCGCGCGCAACGGCGGCAGCAGCACTGGCAAGGTGTGGTGCGGGCGTCGTGCGAACAGTGCGGGCGTAATCGGCTGCCGGACGTCATGCCGGTGTGTGAGATTGGCGCTTGGCTCGATACCCTGTCGCGCGAACCGGCACCCGACGAGTTGCGCCTGCTGCTGTCGCCACGCGCGAGCATCGGTTTCACGGCGCTGCCGGACGCGCCGCCGCCTGGCGGCGTGACGCTGCTGATCGGCCCCGAAGGCGGCCTTTCCGCCGACGAGGAAGCCGCCGCCGTTGAACAGGGCTTTGCCGCGGTGGGCTTGGGACCGCGTGTGCTGCGCACCGAGACCGCAGGGATCGCGGTGCTTGCTGCGCTTGCGGCGCGCTGGGGCGGTTGGTAA